Proteins encoded within one genomic window of Dyadobacter chenhuakuii:
- the pafA gene encoding alkaline phosphatase PafA translates to MLVLLSVSAFAQTPKKTTPKSSPLARPKLVVGIVVDQMRYDYLYRYYDQYQEGGFKRMMNEGFNCRNNHYSYALTVTAAGHASAYTGSVPAINGIVGNEWFDPITRQSIYCVEDSTVKTVGSNNPSVGKMSPRNLLTSTVSDQLRIATNFRNKTIAVAIKDRGSILPGGHTANGSYWFDSKTGNWVTSTYYMDDLPQWVKDYNAKKMPSAYLQKGWQLLLSADSYGQSSPDDVDWEGKLPGAKRPVFPYDLAGLAGDAFGVVTDTPWGNTITKEMAIEAIKGENLGKGKDTDFLAISFSSTDKIGHRVGPNSVEQQDDFLRLDREFAELFGFLDSWVGKGEYTVFLTADHGVVDVPGFAAAHKLPAGLVERRVVNATVDKALDDAFGKEKYVLSRENNQLYFDHALLRKNKITVAMATEVIREALLKVPGVADVLNLTDMGKAPLNTYQLELYKNNVNAKRSGDIQILAEPGWFYGTPTGTSHGTPYNYDTQVPFLMFGWGINKGETLRRTSVSDIAPTISALLHILPASGNIGNPVEEAIKK, encoded by the coding sequence ATGCTGGTGCTGCTTTCTGTATCTGCATTTGCCCAAACCCCTAAAAAAACAACGCCTAAATCATCTCCACTCGCGCGGCCTAAACTCGTGGTTGGTATTGTTGTGGATCAGATGCGTTACGATTATTTGTATCGCTATTACGATCAATATCAGGAGGGTGGTTTTAAAAGAATGATGAATGAGGGTTTCAACTGCCGGAACAATCATTACAGTTATGCACTAACCGTGACTGCTGCCGGTCACGCATCGGCCTATACTGGCTCGGTGCCTGCGATCAACGGCATCGTGGGCAATGAATGGTTTGACCCCATTACCAGGCAAAGCATTTATTGCGTGGAAGACAGCACAGTGAAAACGGTAGGAAGCAATAATCCATCGGTGGGCAAAATGTCGCCGAGGAACTTGCTGACAAGCACGGTGTCTGACCAGCTTAGGATTGCTACTAACTTCCGTAACAAAACGATTGCGGTAGCGATCAAGGATAGAGGCTCTATTCTGCCTGGCGGGCATACCGCCAACGGTTCATATTGGTTTGATTCCAAAACCGGGAACTGGGTGACGAGCACCTATTATATGGACGACCTGCCGCAGTGGGTGAAGGATTATAATGCCAAAAAAATGCCTTCGGCCTATCTGCAAAAAGGCTGGCAATTGCTGCTTTCTGCGGATAGTTACGGACAGAGCTCGCCGGACGATGTAGATTGGGAAGGCAAATTGCCTGGTGCCAAAAGGCCTGTTTTCCCCTATGACCTGGCTGGTTTGGCTGGCGATGCATTTGGTGTGGTCACGGATACGCCGTGGGGTAACACGATTACGAAAGAAATGGCCATTGAGGCGATTAAGGGAGAAAATCTGGGGAAAGGAAAGGATACGGATTTCCTGGCGATCAGCTTTTCATCGACAGACAAGATCGGGCATAGGGTAGGGCCTAACTCCGTGGAACAGCAAGACGACTTCCTGCGCCTGGACCGCGAATTCGCGGAGCTTTTCGGCTTCCTGGACAGCTGGGTGGGCAAGGGCGAATACACCGTTTTCCTGACAGCCGATCACGGCGTTGTGGACGTTCCGGGATTTGCAGCGGCGCATAAGCTTCCTGCCGGGCTGGTCGAACGCAGGGTTGTAAATGCGACCGTCGATAAAGCATTGGATGACGCATTTGGTAAAGAAAAATACGTTCTGAGCAGAGAAAATAACCAGTTGTATTTCGATCACGCCCTTTTGCGGAAAAATAAAATAACCGTTGCTATGGCGACAGAAGTGATCCGGGAAGCATTGCTTAAAGTCCCTGGCGTAGCAGACGTTTTGAACCTGACGGATATGGGAAAGGCGCCTTTGAACACCTATCAGCTTGAACTTTACAAAAACAATGTGAATGCAAAGCGCAGCGGCGATATTCAGATCCTTGCCGAGCCGGGATGGTTTTACGGAACGCCGACGGGAACTTCCCATGGAACACCCTACAATTACGACACGCAGGTGCCTTTCCTTATGTTTGGTTGGGGGATAAATAAAGGGGAAACGTTGCGCCGGACTTCGGTTTCGGACATTGCGCCTACTATTTCTGCATTGTTGCACATTTTGCCAGCCAGCGGCAACATTGGAAATCCGGTGGAGGAGGCGATTAAGAAGTAA
- a CDS encoding NfeD family protein — protein sequence MDLSLPQIWLIVGLIMLIAELVSVLLVFVFFAIGALFTSLLAAIGLLGSTESQIIAFSVISLVSMLVLRKHARRLLDRKGAAEYNEFVGETAMVIKDIPAQGEGKIYYRGAEWKANSENHTSITAGSKVVIKKADGILLIVEES from the coding sequence ATGGATTTGTCTTTGCCGCAAATATGGCTCATCGTCGGACTGATCATGCTAATTGCAGAACTGGTCAGTGTTTTACTTGTTTTCGTGTTTTTCGCGATCGGTGCATTGTTCACCTCCTTGCTGGCCGCCATAGGCCTGCTCGGCAGCACTGAAAGTCAGATTATTGCTTTCTCTGTTATTTCGCTGGTCTCTATGCTCGTGTTACGCAAGCATGCGCGGCGGTTGCTGGACCGTAAAGGCGCGGCGGAATACAATGAGTTTGTAGGTGAAACGGCCATGGTAATCAAGGACATTCCGGCCCAGGGGGAAGGAAAAATCTATTACCGTGGCGCAGAATGGAAAGCCAACTCCGAAAACCACACCTCCATCACAGCCGGAAGTAAAGTGGTGATTAAAAAAGCAGACGGAATTCTGCTCATTGTCGAAGAATCCTGA
- a CDS encoding M16 family metallopeptidase codes for MVMNFKRRNAFRGKAVIGLLLTSLIAAPSFSQDLPKGVKKVTSVEGITEYNLENGLKVLMFPDPSKPTITVNVTYLVGSRHEGYGETGMAHLLEHMVFKGTPKHPNIPQELTEHGTRPNGTTWYDRTNYYETFSATEENLKWALDLESDRMVNSFIAKKDLDSEFSVVRNEFESGENSPFRVLMERVISGAFLWHNYGKSTIGNRSDIERVPIENLQAFYKKYYQPDNAVLTVAGKIDEAKTLAMINDYFGKIAKPERVLPKSYTSEPTQDGERFVELKRTGDVQMLMAAYHIMPGSHADYPAMEVLTELLTAEPNGRLYKNLVNTKKASSEFGFSFQLFDPGFVLFGAEVLKEKSLDEAKKAFTATLDSAAVLKPSKEDIERAKTTILKNWDLEFRNSERVGLSISEAIATGDWRLAFLFRDNIRKVSPEDVFRVAQYYFRPSNRTLGTFVPESNPVRAEIPEAPNVAELVKGYKGEAVVAEGEAFDPSPMNVESRTTRVEKPNAIEIALLPKTTRGNVVAAKIILRYGDEKSLMNKATISDLTGSMLDKGTKTKTRQQLKDEFDRLKARVSFFGINNQAGANIETTKENLPAVMKLVAEVLKNPAFDETEFEKLKQEELAGIESQRSEPQAIAFNQYRRIVTPYPKGDIRYVGTFDEDLESIKATTIDQIKQFHKDFYGANNASATVVGDFDKAALQKIINDEFGTWKSAKPFTRVASPYVAVKAENKMVETPDKANAMFIAGLNMPLQDTDPDYPALVIGNYLLGGGFLNSRLATRIRQKDGLSYGVGSQFSASSLDKSGTFMSYAIYAPQNAEKLEAAFKEEIEKAMKEGFTAEELKAAKSGYLQSRQVGRSQDASLTNTLANNLYLNRTMQWDADFEKKIEALTPEQIKSAFNKHIDYNKLVIIKAGDFAKAKKGAPAAAAPAPLGGSEKK; via the coding sequence AAACAGGCATGGCGCATTTGCTGGAACACATGGTATTTAAAGGCACGCCCAAGCATCCGAACATTCCACAGGAGCTCACAGAGCATGGAACCAGACCGAACGGAACGACCTGGTATGACCGCACCAATTACTACGAAACATTCTCGGCAACCGAAGAAAACCTGAAATGGGCGCTCGACCTGGAATCCGACAGGATGGTGAATTCTTTCATTGCCAAGAAAGACCTGGACAGCGAATTCAGCGTGGTACGCAATGAGTTTGAATCGGGAGAAAACAGCCCGTTCCGTGTTTTGATGGAGCGTGTGATTTCGGGTGCATTTCTTTGGCATAACTATGGAAAATCGACCATCGGAAACCGCTCCGACATTGAAAGGGTGCCGATTGAAAATTTACAGGCTTTTTATAAAAAATATTACCAGCCGGACAATGCAGTCCTGACGGTTGCGGGAAAAATTGACGAAGCCAAAACGTTGGCAATGATCAATGATTATTTTGGTAAAATCGCAAAACCGGAACGTGTATTACCCAAGTCCTACACCTCTGAACCGACGCAGGACGGAGAGCGTTTTGTGGAGCTGAAAAGGACAGGCGATGTGCAAATGCTCATGGCAGCTTACCACATTATGCCCGGCTCGCATGCCGACTATCCCGCCATGGAAGTGCTTACCGAGCTGTTAACTGCTGAACCCAACGGCCGGCTTTACAAAAATCTGGTGAATACAAAGAAGGCTTCATCTGAATTCGGATTCAGCTTTCAGTTGTTTGATCCGGGATTTGTGCTTTTTGGAGCCGAGGTTTTAAAGGAAAAATCGCTGGATGAAGCTAAAAAAGCATTTACCGCCACATTGGATTCGGCAGCAGTTCTGAAACCCTCCAAAGAAGACATTGAACGTGCGAAAACGACCATTTTGAAAAACTGGGACCTGGAATTCCGTAATTCCGAAAGGGTAGGACTGAGCATCAGCGAAGCCATTGCAACTGGCGACTGGCGGCTTGCATTTCTTTTCCGGGATAACATTCGGAAAGTTTCGCCGGAGGACGTCTTCCGCGTTGCACAATATTACTTCCGTCCGTCCAACCGCACATTAGGAACATTCGTGCCGGAATCCAACCCGGTAAGGGCTGAAATCCCGGAAGCGCCGAATGTAGCGGAATTGGTGAAAGGCTATAAAGGTGAAGCCGTTGTAGCAGAAGGAGAGGCATTTGATCCGTCGCCAATGAATGTGGAATCCCGCACGACGCGCGTTGAAAAGCCTAATGCCATTGAAATAGCCCTGCTTCCCAAAACGACTAGGGGCAATGTCGTCGCAGCTAAAATCATATTGCGCTACGGGGATGAAAAGAGCCTGATGAACAAAGCGACCATTTCCGATCTTACGGGGTCCATGCTCGATAAGGGCACAAAAACTAAGACAAGACAGCAGCTGAAAGACGAATTCGACCGGCTGAAAGCGCGGGTTAGTTTCTTCGGGATCAATAACCAGGCTGGGGCGAACATTGAAACGACAAAAGAAAACCTGCCTGCTGTAATGAAGCTGGTGGCGGAAGTTTTGAAAAACCCTGCTTTTGATGAAACAGAATTTGAAAAACTAAAACAGGAGGAACTGGCCGGAATCGAATCGCAGCGGAGTGAGCCGCAGGCGATTGCATTCAACCAGTATCGCCGCATTGTAACGCCCTATCCAAAAGGGGACATTCGTTACGTGGGAACATTTGATGAAGATCTGGAGAGCATTAAGGCCACAACTATTGACCAGATCAAGCAGTTCCACAAAGATTTTTATGGTGCCAACAATGCTTCTGCAACGGTTGTAGGAGATTTCGACAAAGCGGCACTTCAAAAGATCATTAATGACGAATTCGGAACCTGGAAAAGTGCGAAACCATTTACACGCGTTGCTTCCCCTTATGTAGCTGTGAAAGCAGAAAATAAAATGGTGGAAACGCCGGACAAAGCCAACGCCATGTTTATAGCGGGCCTTAATATGCCTCTGCAAGACACAGACCCGGATTATCCGGCATTGGTGATCGGTAATTATCTTTTGGGCGGAGGCTTTTTGAACTCCCGGCTTGCCACACGCATTCGCCAGAAAGATGGGTTAAGCTATGGTGTAGGATCACAATTCTCTGCAAGTTCCTTGGATAAAAGCGGCACATTTATGTCCTATGCGATTTACGCACCTCAAAATGCAGAGAAGCTGGAAGCTGCATTCAAAGAAGAGATCGAGAAAGCAATGAAGGAAGGTTTTACGGCAGAGGAATTGAAGGCGGCGAAATCGGGTTACCTGCAATCCCGGCAGGTAGGACGCTCGCAGGATGCTTCACTGACCAACACATTGGCAAACAACCTTTACCTTAACCGGACTATGCAGTGGGATGCAGATTTTGAGAAGAAGATCGAAGCATTGACCCCGGAGCAAATCAAATCTGCATTTAATAAACACATTGATTACAACAAGCTGGTAATCATTAAGGCGGGTGATTTTGCAAAGGCCAAAAAAGGAGCGCCTGCTGCCGCTGCGCCTGCACCGCTGGGTGGAAGCGAGAAGAAATAG
- the pafA gene encoding alkaline phosphatase PafA, producing the protein MKLIKNLTLRLLIAGLIISPSVFSQSKTKPATASPGKLARPKLVVGIVVDQMRYDYLYRYYDKYKEGGLKRLMNEGFNCRNNHYHYALTVTAAGHSAVYTGSLPAINGIVGNDWYDAQAAKTVYCTDDSTVATVGSNNGAVGKMSPRNLLTSTVTDQLRIATNFRSKTIGVAIKDRASILPAGHAASGAYWFDSKTGNFVTSTYYRDNLPDWVTAYNNRKMPSEYSKAGWKLLLPVEEYTQSTADDVVWEGKISGEPKSIFPHELIGTAGDAYTVITTSPWGNTMTKDMAIAAIKGENLGKGADTDFLAVSFSTPDRIGHAFGPNSVEQEDNYLKLDMEFADLFNFLDTWTGKGNYTVFLTADHGAMDVPAFWKENKLPAGLMSATALTRAVVKSLNDAYGEGDYISAFENYQLYLNKALLKEKKVSVADAYQIVRTALLPMEGVADVLNLTDINRAPLNTYQLEMYKNNIHAKRTGDIQVIVQPGWFASSYATGTDHGTPYNYDTHVPFLLYGWGVNKGETLRRTTIADIAPTISALLHILPPSGNVGNPVEEALKK; encoded by the coding sequence ATGAAATTGATAAAAAACCTGACATTAAGATTACTGATTGCAGGACTCATCATCAGCCCCTCCGTTTTTAGTCAATCCAAAACAAAACCTGCCACGGCTAGCCCTGGCAAACTTGCCCGGCCGAAGCTGGTTGTGGGCATCGTGGTGGATCAGATGCGCTATGATTATCTGTATCGCTATTACGACAAATACAAAGAAGGCGGTTTGAAGAGATTGATGAATGAGGGTTTCAATTGCCGGAACAACCATTATCATTATGCATTAACCGTCACTGCCGCAGGACATTCGGCTGTTTACACAGGTTCGCTGCCAGCCATTAACGGCATTGTCGGGAACGACTGGTACGATGCGCAAGCCGCCAAAACGGTCTACTGCACAGATGACAGCACGGTAGCAACCGTAGGAAGCAACAATGGGGCAGTGGGCAAAATGTCGCCGCGCAACCTGCTCACCAGCACCGTAACGGACCAGTTGCGGATTGCAACCAATTTTCGTTCAAAAACAATTGGTGTAGCCATTAAGGACCGCGCTTCCATTTTGCCAGCCGGACATGCCGCATCAGGCGCTTACTGGTTCGATTCAAAAACAGGGAATTTCGTAACAAGCACGTATTACCGCGACAACTTGCCGGATTGGGTGACTGCATACAATAATCGAAAAATGCCTTCGGAATACTCCAAAGCGGGCTGGAAATTGTTGTTGCCCGTTGAGGAATACACGCAGAGCACAGCGGATGATGTGGTTTGGGAAGGTAAAATTTCCGGCGAGCCAAAATCCATTTTCCCGCATGAGCTTATCGGAACTGCCGGTGATGCTTACACAGTGATCACCACTTCTCCATGGGGCAACACCATGACCAAGGATATGGCGATTGCGGCTATTAAGGGTGAAAATCTGGGTAAGGGAGCGGATACCGACTTTCTGGCCGTAAGCTTTTCAACGCCTGACCGGATCGGCCATGCATTCGGACCTAATTCTGTTGAACAGGAAGATAATTATCTGAAACTGGATATGGAATTCGCTGACCTATTTAATTTCCTGGATACATGGACTGGAAAGGGCAATTACACAGTTTTCCTGACAGCGGATCACGGGGCTATGGATGTGCCTGCATTCTGGAAAGAAAACAAGCTGCCCGCTGGCTTAATGAGTGCGACAGCATTGACGCGTGCTGTTGTGAAATCATTGAATGATGCCTATGGAGAAGGCGATTACATTTCGGCTTTTGAAAATTATCAGCTTTACCTTAACAAAGCGCTTTTGAAGGAAAAGAAGGTAAGCGTTGCTGATGCTTACCAGATTGTGCGCACCGCATTGCTGCCTATGGAAGGCGTTGCCGATGTCTTGAACCTGACGGACATTAACCGTGCTCCCTTGAATACATATCAACTGGAAATGTATAAGAACAATATTCACGCGAAGCGGACCGGAGATATTCAGGTGATTGTGCAGCCGGGCTGGTTCGCATCTTCGTATGCAACGGGAACGGATCATGGAACGCCCTATAATTATGATACGCACGTGCCGTTCCTGCTTTATGGTTGGGGTGTGAATAAAGGTGAAACATTGCGCCGGACGACCATTGCGGACATTGCACCGACGATTTCTGCATTGCTGCACATCCTGCCGCCGAGCGGCAATGTGGGCAACCCCGTTGAAGAAGCATTGAAAAAGTAG